A genomic window from Chaetodon auriga isolate fChaAug3 chromosome 13, fChaAug3.hap1, whole genome shotgun sequence includes:
- the zic5 gene encoding zinc finger protein ZIC 5 → MEPPLSKRNPAIRLADLAATQPLPHQNMTGFPGLGGHHPLSHHAHLHPGELGNDPGVALTPFGPEHMAQTNALKLSPSQHIQSHPEAQTAASFTSAQTTVGFPVAHPHSGYSSSRDFILRRELSASAMHALGDQHSSASSPHHHGMFISPTGAYGHTESGAHSLFTGLHDQASPGAHHHALNGQMRLGIPGDIYGRPEHFGHRPEHYGPSSLHSYNSMNLNVNIASAPHGAAGAFLRYMRQPIKQELICKWIDQEQNQKKPCSKTYSTMHELVNHVTVEHVGGPEQSNHVCFWEECPREGKAFKAKYKLINHIRVHTGEKPFPCPFPGCGKVFARSENLKIHKRTHTGEKPFKCEFDGCDRKFANSSDRKKHSHVHTSDKPYYCKVRGCDKSYTHPSSLRKHMKVHCKSPPPPSTNVTYISSTNPLGDPLSPSSEPHRNRSTNLSPQVTNLNEWYVCQGSGGPNHLHTPSSDVPTSESDDEDSFRNSDPRTML, encoded by the exons ATGGAACCCCCTTTAAGCAAGAGGAATCCGGCGATAAGATTAGCGGATTTGGCAGCGACTCAACCCCTTCCTCATCAGAATATGACAGGCTTCCCGGGGCTAGGGGGGCATCACCCTCTCTCCCACCATGCCCACCTCCACCCTGGGGAGCTGGGCAACGACCCCGGAGTGGCACTCACTCCATTTGGACCAGAGCACATGGCACAGACAAATGCTCTCAAACTTAGCCCATCTCAGCACATTCAGAGCCATCCCGAAGCCCAGACCGCGGCATCTTTCACTTCTGCTCAGACCACAGTTGGTTTCCCCGTGGCTCACCCCCACTCAGGCTACTCAAGCAGCAGGGACTTCATCCTCAGGAGAGAACTCTCAGCCTCTGCTATGCATGCACTTGGCGACCAGCATAGTTCCGCCTCCTCCCCTCATCACCATGGCATGTTCATCTCCCCAACAGGTGCTTATGGGCACACGGAAAGTGGGGCCCATTCACTTTTCACTGGACTTCACGACCAGGCGTCCCCAGGTGCCCACCACCATGCCCTCAATGGGCAGATGCGCCTGGGTATACCGGGGGACATCTACGGCAGGCCAGAGCACTTCGGGCACAGGCCAGAGCACTATGGACCCTCTTCTCTCCACAGCTACAACTCCATGAACCTCAATGTGAACATCGCTTCTGCTCCTCACGGAGCGGCGGGGGCGTTTTTAAGATACATGCGGCAGCCCATAAAGCAAGAGCTCATCTGCAAGTGGATTGACCAGGAGCAAAATCAAAAAAAGCCCTGCTCGAAAACTTACAGCACCATGCACGAACTGGTCAACCACGTCACGGTGGAGCATGTCGGGGGACCGGAGCAGAGCAACCACGTCTGTTTCTGGGAGGAATGTCCACGGGAAGGAAAGGCTTTCAAAGCGAAGTACAAACTGATCAATCACATCCGAGTTCACACGGGAGAAAAGCCCTTCCCGTGTCCCTTCCCGGGCTGCGGGAAAGTGTTCGCCCGCTCGGAGAATTTGAAGATTCACAAGAGGACTCACACAG GAGAGAAACCTTTCAAGTGCGAGTTTGATGGCTGCGACAGAAAATTCGCCAACAGCAGCGACCGCAAAAAGCACTCCCACGTCCACACCAGTGACAAGCCTTACTACTGCAAGGTCCGCGGCTGTGACAAATCCTACACGCACCCGAGCTCGCTGCGGAAGCACATGAAAGTGCACTGCAAGTCCCCGCCGCCCCCTTCCACCAACGTCACCTACATTTCCTCCACGAACCCTCTCGGAGACCCTCTCTCGCCCAGCTCCGAGCCGCACAGGAACCGCTCCACGAACCTCTCCCCTCAGGTCACCAACCTCAACGAGTGGTATGTGTGCCAGGGGAGCGGGGGGCCCAACCACCTCCACACCCCCTCCAGCGATGTGCCAACGTCAGAGTCAGACGACGAGGACTCTTTCAGAAATTCAGACCCAAGGACAATGCTCTGA